The Flavobacteriales bacterium region ATTCGAATCCATTGCCATAGATTCCGATATCTTCTCCATCCGTACCGGCCTGATATCCGGGAGAAGAGGGATCCAATTGATAATCGCTACCGGATGAGAATCCTCCAGTATTCGCATCTATGAGGAACACCGGATTCTCGTTGGAGGTATTGTTCGTGCCGGGTAGTTCGCCCATTATATCGCCTACATAGTTGAAGGACAGACAATTATTGTAGGTGACAGAAGAGTTGGACCCGGAAACTTCAGTGACATTTCCAGAATTGAAAAGGAATACACAATTCTCCACGACCAGGCCGGTGCACGAGTTCCATACCCACGGACTCAGGTCATTTGTATAGCAACGAATGATATTATTCCTGAAGACCGTAGTAGAATTGAGGTTCTCGAAGGTTGTCCAGGTATATGAAGTAGCACTGTTCTGAATAAAATTGTTGACGAACATCCAGTTGTTGTTCGCACTGCCTTGATCGATCAGATCGAACATATTTCCGGTGATCGCATTTCCTTGGAAGAGCCAATTGTCACAATTCTGACCAGCCGTGATCGTCCCTGTGAGTCGGTTATTGATGAAAGTCTGATTACTGTAATCCTGGTTCGTATTTCCCGATATATTGATATTGCTGAATCGCAGGCCCTGGAACGAACATCCAGGCGCACCGATGGGCGCATTGAATTGGAGAAGCTCCAGCTGAGTGTTCTCGGCCGGATTGAGCTCTG contains the following coding sequences:
- a CDS encoding right-handed parallel beta-helix repeat-containing protein, with translation MKNLFLLIALTLGLGLGAQTVHTVDNNVNSGADFTSVQAAIDAATAGDIIYIHPSPDSYGSITVNKTIHLRGMAHRPELNPAENTQLELLQFNAPIGAPGCSFQGLRFSNINISGNTNQDYSNQTFINNRLTGTITAGQNCDNWLFQGNAITGNMFDLIDQGSANNNWMFVNNFIQNSATSYTWTTFENLNSTTVFRNNIIRCYTNDLSPWVWNSCTGLVVENCVFLFNSGNVTEVSGSNSSVTYNNCLSFNYVGDIMGELPGTNNTSNENPVFLIDANTGGFSSGSDYQLDPSSPGYQAGTDGEDIGIYGNGFEYSMNGYPLDLPYPTQMTISSTTVVSGSDLEVQFKAKGN